A window of Actinobacillus suis ATCC 33415 contains these coding sequences:
- a CDS encoding TIGR03756 family integrating conjugative element protein, producing MKFNRTLLVKLLSAAIITSFIPAQASINTASIMASSASKSCLDYKVVGTCFWLFCTKFGCTIRTSTKVKHYIPEMVVSSYNHDGQNPWSEVSSFNKTAVKGGEYRSPHKQYTQFTFKNADAIGHPQGAISQVLNSTGYYCKSQTTPFVPYFLSGLDFFAWKENLPEMFYPEAMVPGMREVNQAGDHWGNIYPRSGAINQVHDYKASAVIAQRVADIVSRMAQPHIYLPAAKKGGAGEWPPGAVEESNSRTHKWQMLHPKMERSCSVFPHGSSVETHSRKMSVKGDYSWALWRPYSCCKRRGQKFLYSIDWQR from the coding sequence ATGAAATTTAACCGTACTTTATTAGTTAAATTACTTTCGGCAGCAATTATTACCTCGTTTATTCCTGCTCAAGCCTCTATTAATACCGCATCAATTATGGCTTCGAGTGCTTCAAAAAGTTGTTTGGATTATAAAGTGGTAGGTACATGTTTTTGGCTATTTTGCACAAAGTTTGGTTGTACGATTCGTACATCTACTAAAGTAAAACACTACATTCCAGAAATGGTTGTCTCTAGCTACAACCATGATGGTCAGAATCCCTGGTCAGAGGTTTCTTCGTTCAATAAAACGGCTGTTAAAGGTGGGGAATATCGTTCTCCACATAAACAATACACTCAGTTTACTTTTAAGAATGCCGATGCAATTGGTCATCCGCAAGGAGCAATATCTCAGGTGCTAAATAGCACAGGATATTATTGCAAAAGTCAAACTACACCTTTTGTTCCTTACTTCTTAAGTGGATTAGATTTCTTTGCTTGGAAAGAGAATTTACCAGAAATGTTTTATCCGGAGGCGATGGTTCCTGGTATGAGAGAAGTTAATCAAGCAGGAGATCATTGGGGAAATATCTACCCTCGTTCCGGTGCGATTAATCAAGTTCATGACTACAAAGCCTCAGCAGTTATTGCTCAACGTGTTGCAGATATTGTTAGTCGAATGGCACAACCCCACATTTATTTACCTGCAGCTAAAAAAGGAGGTGCCGGCGAATGGCCTCCTGGAGCAGTAGAAGAAAGTAATTCCCGTACACATAAATGGCAGATGCTCCATCCTAAGATGGAAAGATCTTGTTCTGTATTTCCTCATGGAAGTTCTGTAGAAACACACTCTAGAAAAATGTCAGTGAAAGGTGATTATTCTTGGGCACTTTGGCGACCTTATAGTTGCTGTAAGCGAAGAGGTCAGAAATTTTTATATAGTATTGACTGGCAACGATAA
- a CDS encoding integrating conjugative element protein — MTKRFSLNHITLLVLGCLCLNTSNANSITDKLEFSKSDAILSDKVFYQIGGGAGYMAPPSRGKTNAVELGVGWKSNLMCGNFDIKTTIKNDLNGLKDGFKDLLGNVIDSAKGAVASMPAMVLQRANPQLYDLITNGVYQGKLDFNRLKTSCEDMSQKLADYTLGGKWGQAADLESFKDITSTQPDAKQAKKDLEDKQGKEGRAWIGGQKKGGQNQEPINLVGDVVKAGYNLLNKRNVLDTGKISESLCDGNLCKTWDNPQTAADFLTKVIGEQSISTCKTDCGTKTSAKAGVGLSPEIEEEHVLTIGKLEKVLNMSTPTSEFLAELSSNTVPVTRGLIEALREDPDVEVLSQRLSGEIATSKVMEKMMLSRRAILAGMREPNVANNADAQVELERILNIIDREISQVKLEMDMQKAITSNTAATILQNKAEREAHAGSYSLPKDSLDKRVKELEYGTPSPADGEQENNISLPRKMITLGIPSTSNVAPFIPSLNTNSSSANLGSSYSKINSISGTALQQATELLKHFEGFSSKAYWDVNAYRSGYGSDTITRADGTVVKVTKDTIITKEDAERDLVRRTQVFADTARKQVSSSTWDSLSPSVQAALTSYAYNYGSLTSDVIKAARVSASSGDMSVLANTVRKRQTNNNGINAKRRNQEADYILSGS, encoded by the coding sequence ATGACAAAAAGATTTTCACTCAATCATATTACTCTTTTAGTATTAGGCTGTTTATGCCTTAATACTTCAAATGCGAATTCCATTACAGATAAGTTAGAATTTAGCAAATCAGATGCTATTTTGTCGGATAAAGTATTTTATCAAATCGGTGGTGGTGCAGGTTATATGGCTCCACCTAGTCGTGGAAAAACTAATGCAGTCGAATTAGGTGTTGGTTGGAAATCTAATTTAATGTGTGGCAATTTTGATATTAAAACCACAATTAAAAATGATTTAAATGGACTTAAAGATGGCTTTAAAGATTTATTAGGAAATGTTATTGATTCTGCGAAAGGTGCTGTTGCAAGTATGCCGGCAATGGTGCTTCAACGCGCCAATCCACAACTTTATGATTTAATTACTAATGGTGTATATCAAGGGAAATTAGACTTCAATCGTCTTAAAACTAGCTGTGAAGATATGTCGCAAAAGTTAGCTGACTATACGTTAGGCGGGAAATGGGGGCAAGCTGCAGATTTAGAAAGTTTTAAAGATATTACCTCAACCCAGCCTGATGCTAAGCAAGCTAAAAAAGATCTTGAAGACAAACAGGGTAAAGAAGGGCGTGCTTGGATTGGAGGGCAGAAAAAAGGAGGACAAAACCAAGAGCCAATCAATTTAGTGGGCGACGTGGTAAAAGCTGGTTATAACTTGCTAAATAAACGCAATGTCTTAGATACAGGAAAAATTTCAGAATCTTTATGTGACGGTAATTTATGTAAGACGTGGGATAACCCACAGACTGCTGCTGACTTTTTAACAAAAGTGATCGGTGAACAATCAATTTCGACTTGTAAAACAGATTGTGGAACGAAAACGAGCGCGAAAGCAGGTGTAGGATTAAGTCCGGAAATTGAAGAGGAACATGTACTTACTATCGGTAAATTGGAAAAAGTACTTAATATGAGTACACCCACATCGGAATTTCTTGCTGAACTTAGCTCAAATACTGTACCTGTTACACGCGGGTTAATAGAGGCATTACGTGAAGATCCTGATGTGGAAGTATTAAGCCAACGACTCTCTGGGGAGATTGCAACCTCGAAAGTCATGGAAAAAATGATGCTATCTCGACGTGCAATTTTAGCTGGTATGCGTGAACCCAATGTGGCCAATAATGCAGATGCACAGGTAGAGTTAGAGCGCATTTTAAACATTATCGACCGAGAAATATCCCAAGTAAAACTTGAAATGGATATGCAAAAGGCGATTACTAGTAATACTGCTGCAACTATATTACAAAATAAAGCTGAAAGAGAAGCACATGCTGGTTCGTATAGTTTACCGAAAGATAGCTTGGATAAACGTGTTAAAGAATTAGAGTACGGAACTCCATCGCCAGCTGACGGAGAACAAGAAAATAATATTTCTTTGCCACGAAAAATGATTACTTTAGGTATTCCAAGTACAAGCAACGTGGCTCCATTTATACCATCACTCAATACTAACTCCAGTAGTGCGAATTTAGGAAGTTCGTACTCTAAAATTAATTCAATTTCAGGAACTGCTCTACAACAAGCAACAGAGTTACTTAAACATTTTGAAGGTTTTAGTTCAAAGGCATATTGGGACGTGAATGCTTATCGTTCTGGGTATGGTTCAGATACTATTACACGTGCAGATGGAACAGTTGTAAAAGTGACAAAAGATACTATTATTACAAAAGAGGATGCTGAACGTGATTTAGTACGCCGCACGCAAGTATTTGCAGACACGGCAAGAAAGCAAGTATCGTCATCCACTTGGGACTCTCTTTCTCCAAGTGTTCAAGCAGCTCTAACTTCTTATGCTTATAACTACGGTTCTTTGACTAGTGATGTTATTAAGGCTGCAAGAGTTTCTGCAAGCTCGGGAGATATGTCAGTGTTAGCTAATACTGTCAGGAAACGTCAAACTAACAATAACGGCATTAATGCAAAGCGTAGAAATCAAGAAGCGGATTATATCTTAAGTGGTTCATAA
- a CDS encoding TIGR03757 family integrating conjugative element protein, with protein sequence MANIEPIISVYTTSSYHLTHQELATQVYYLDKVTNIENVISQGLSHDPVMAEQQAKALFNSPQWAEKEALIKDAYTDVISAWQNGIKKVPAVLFQNSTGETSVIYGETNIAKAKKLWEQWFQNRKEGQ encoded by the coding sequence ATGGCAAATATTGAACCTATTATTTCTGTCTACACCACATCATCATATCATCTCACCCATCAAGAACTGGCTACTCAGGTCTATTATCTTGATAAAGTAACGAATATAGAAAATGTCATTAGTCAAGGGCTTAGTCATGATCCTGTTATGGCTGAACAGCAAGCTAAAGCATTATTTAATTCGCCACAATGGGCTGAAAAGGAAGCCCTTATCAAAGATGCTTATACTGATGTAATTAGTGCTTGGCAAAACGGTATTAAAAAAGTACCTGCTGTTCTATTTCAGAATTCTACTGGAGAAACCTCTGTTATTTATGGAGAAACGAATATAGCGAAAGCAAAAAAGTTGTGGGAACAATGGTTCCAAAATAGAAAGGAGGGACAATGA